The proteins below are encoded in one region of Streptomyces sp. NBC_00490:
- a CDS encoding fumarylacetoacetate hydrolase family protein produces MTRLASTAKGIGRLEDEGESVALLDLDAPDLGAALQAGLDITSLATAAVRNRIPVAQAQLIAPVPRPSKIWAVGYAYAGHRTEVGYAGRADDPVIFLKAPSSVIGTGERIRFPKAASEEVDYEGELAVVIGTRATDVPEADAYAFVAGFTICNDVSARDVQKGRVPGRAADVTAAKSFDTFTPMGPALVTLDEFADPDDLHLRTWINGELRQDARTSQLIHRVPALVSYLSRQTTLEPGDVIATGTPVGVGHKRGLFLRSGDEVRIEIEGIGTLTNTCA; encoded by the coding sequence GTGACCAGGCTCGCCAGCACCGCCAAGGGAATCGGCAGGCTGGAGGATGAGGGCGAGAGCGTCGCCCTCCTCGACCTCGACGCGCCGGACCTCGGCGCCGCCCTGCAAGCGGGCCTGGACATCACCTCCCTCGCCACGGCCGCGGTCCGTAACCGGATCCCCGTGGCCCAGGCGCAGCTCATCGCCCCCGTGCCGAGGCCCTCCAAGATCTGGGCGGTCGGTTACGCCTACGCCGGCCATCGCACCGAGGTGGGATACGCCGGCAGGGCCGACGATCCGGTCATCTTCCTGAAGGCACCCTCCTCGGTGATCGGCACGGGAGAGCGGATCCGCTTTCCCAAGGCGGCCTCGGAGGAGGTCGACTACGAGGGCGAACTCGCCGTCGTCATCGGCACACGCGCCACCGACGTGCCCGAAGCGGACGCGTACGCGTTCGTCGCCGGCTTCACGATCTGCAACGACGTCAGCGCGCGCGATGTCCAAAAAGGTCGAGTTCCCGGCCGAGCCGCCGATGTCACCGCGGCCAAGAGCTTTGACACCTTCACCCCCATGGGCCCGGCCCTGGTCACGCTGGATGAGTTCGCCGATCCCGATGACCTGCACCTGCGCACCTGGATCAATGGCGAGCTGCGCCAGGACGCGCGGACCTCGCAGCTCATCCACCGGGTTCCAGCGCTGGTCTCCTACCTGTCGCGCCAGACGACCCTCGAACCCGGCGACGTGATAGCCACCGGAACCCCGGTCGGAGTCGGACACAAACGAGGCCTGTTCCTGCGGTCAGGTGACGAGGTCCGGATCGAGATAGAGGGCATCGGCACCCTCACGAACACCTGTGCCTGA
- a CDS encoding VOC family protein, translating to MTTTSQSTAADAATETQAVALQIGEVVLKTGRYDEMAAFYTHVLGHGPFYERTPDPDAPPRPAGMPERAVDVRLGFFRVHDAPHASQVLALFGIDRLAGTDASGPGLHHFQFAVGSLGELITQAEHMAAFGARPHRAANHGQATSFYYRDPDGNIVEFSCANFATTEEEVAFMSGPVFAANPSGLELDPERFVARYRAGDPKDELLRLDNAAVAL from the coding sequence ATGACGACGACTTCCCAGAGCACGGCCGCCGACGCGGCCACCGAGACCCAAGCTGTCGCATTGCAGATAGGCGAGGTCGTGCTGAAGACGGGCCGCTACGACGAGATGGCCGCCTTCTACACCCACGTGCTGGGGCACGGCCCGTTCTATGAGCGCACCCCTGACCCCGACGCCCCGCCGCGTCCGGCGGGGATGCCGGAGCGGGCGGTCGATGTCCGGCTGGGCTTCTTCCGTGTCCATGACGCCCCGCACGCCAGTCAGGTCCTGGCCCTGTTCGGCATCGACCGCCTGGCCGGGACCGACGCCTCGGGGCCGGGCCTGCATCACTTCCAGTTCGCCGTCGGCTCGCTGGGCGAACTCATCACCCAGGCCGAGCACATGGCAGCCTTCGGTGCGCGTCCGCACCGGGCGGCCAACCACGGCCAGGCCACCAGCTTCTACTACCGGGATCCGGACGGGAACATCGTCGAGTTCTCCTGCGCGAACTTCGCCACCACCGAAGAAGAGGTGGCCTTCATGTCCGGTCCTGTCTTCGCGGCGAACCCCTCCGGCCTGGAACTGGACCCCGAGCGTTTTGTGGCCCGTTACCGCGCCGGTGACCCCAAGGACGAGCTGCTGCGCCTCGACAATGCGGCGGTGGCGTTGTGA
- a CDS encoding FAD-dependent monooxygenase, which translates to MGCACDSDPGSRGWVAIDPIRVQEGRSPVSDRNARGGSRRVLVVGAGPVGLALAIELGWRGVPVTVLDQGDGRVPFPAGEAIFSRTMEHLRRWGCAEEARSESAPPADFPHRTVFATSVTGHVLAEFDYGVTNRSPGIYGSLTPEGPAFLSKFSFLPLLERTARALPSVDIRFGARLESFEQDGDGVLAVVRDVKSGASETLSGDYLVACDGGRSSVRRALGITFEGMFAQGHNYAVHFRAPELLDLLRKRLGGPAVQIHTLSSARRPYITVVNGVDEWRLSVYLDDEPEPGDAVAWVHEAVGAPIDVEILAAQPWSGHCVVASSYRAGRVFLAGDAAHLLWPKGGFGANTGIGDAVDLGWKLAAVHQGWADPALLDSYEQERRPIAVRNVTEASTNWKSDAQLVPDAVLGRADADGDRARSRMGELIRRSRGKEFRCTGIQLGYRYRASPICVPDNTPEPPDEPDDYAPSTWPGCRAPHAWLPDGSSILDHYGRGFVLVVSGPADPTPLLEAAHQQGVPLTVLRLTEPAAAKLYGRPLVLVRPDGHVAWRGEQPPAHPGAVLDRLRGAKTGNPAAGSVMETQAAAAKVGTRHL; encoded by the coding sequence ATGGGTTGCGCATGCGACTCTGACCCGGGTTCAAGAGGTTGGGTCGCGATCGATCCCATCCGTGTTCAGGAAGGCAGGTCCCCTGTGTCTGACCGCAATGCAAGAGGCGGATCCCGGCGTGTCCTGGTGGTGGGGGCGGGGCCTGTGGGTCTTGCGCTCGCGATCGAGCTGGGGTGGCGCGGAGTGCCGGTGACCGTGCTCGATCAGGGCGACGGCCGCGTGCCGTTCCCGGCGGGCGAGGCGATCTTCTCGCGCACCATGGAACATCTTCGGCGCTGGGGCTGCGCGGAAGAAGCGCGCTCGGAGTCGGCGCCGCCTGCGGACTTTCCGCACCGTACGGTGTTCGCCACGTCGGTGACGGGACACGTCCTGGCCGAGTTCGACTACGGAGTCACCAACCGCTCCCCCGGCATCTACGGCTCGCTGACGCCGGAGGGCCCCGCGTTCTTGTCCAAGTTCTCCTTCCTGCCGCTGCTCGAACGGACGGCGCGCGCTCTGCCCTCGGTTGACATCAGGTTCGGCGCGCGGCTGGAGTCGTTCGAGCAGGACGGCGACGGTGTCCTGGCCGTGGTGCGCGATGTGAAGAGCGGGGCATCGGAAACACTGTCCGGCGACTATCTGGTGGCCTGTGACGGCGGCCGCAGCAGTGTCCGGCGGGCGCTGGGCATCACCTTCGAGGGCATGTTCGCGCAGGGCCACAACTATGCGGTGCACTTCCGTGCGCCCGAGCTGCTGGACCTGCTCCGTAAGCGGCTGGGCGGCCCGGCCGTGCAGATCCACACCCTGTCATCGGCGCGCAGGCCCTACATCACCGTCGTCAACGGCGTGGACGAATGGCGGCTCTCGGTCTACCTGGACGACGAGCCAGAGCCCGGGGATGCGGTCGCCTGGGTGCACGAAGCCGTCGGCGCGCCGATCGACGTGGAGATCCTCGCCGCCCAGCCCTGGAGCGGGCACTGCGTGGTGGCATCCAGCTACCGCGCGGGCCGGGTGTTCCTTGCCGGGGATGCGGCGCATCTGCTGTGGCCCAAGGGCGGCTTCGGCGCCAACACCGGCATCGGCGACGCGGTCGACCTCGGCTGGAAACTCGCCGCGGTCCACCAGGGCTGGGCAGACCCGGCCCTGCTCGACAGCTACGAGCAGGAACGGCGCCCGATCGCCGTCCGCAACGTCACCGAAGCATCCACCAACTGGAAGTCCGACGCCCAACTCGTACCCGATGCCGTACTCGGCCGCGCGGACGCGGACGGCGACCGGGCCCGCAGCCGGATGGGTGAGCTGATCCGCCGCTCCCGGGGCAAGGAGTTCCGCTGCACGGGCATCCAGCTCGGCTACCGCTACCGCGCCTCCCCGATCTGCGTACCCGATAACACCCCGGAACCGCCCGACGAACCGGACGACTACGCGCCGTCGACCTGGCCCGGCTGCCGCGCACCGCACGCCTGGCTCCCCGACGGCAGCTCGATCCTCGACCACTACGGCCGCGGCTTCGTCCTCGTGGTCTCCGGCCCGGCAGACCCGACACCGCTACTGGAAGCCGCACACCAGCAGGGCGTGCCCTTGACCGTGCTGCGTCTCACCGAACCGGCCGCAGCCAAGCTGTATGGGCGGCCGCTGGTGCTGGTCCGCCCCGACGGACACGTCGCCTGGCGCGGCGAACAGCCCCCGGCCCACCCCGGTGCGGTGCTTGACCGGCTGCGCGGGGCAAAGACCGGGAATCCGGCCGCGGGCTCAGTCATGGAGACGCAGGCGGCCGCGGCGAAAGTCGGCACTCGCCACCTCTGA
- a CDS encoding TetR/AcrR family transcriptional regulator: MPRNRQQIPREERAGDLLAAATELFLSKGYAKTTMADISAAAGVARGNVYWYFDSKDDIFAAVMDRMLSREIRTLSAEQAGADPLSRLVRGLSDMRYSRPLHQAMHDRLPHSEAVRAAHNTFLGWIVGLVDEVIAEHGLDGDSGIDAALLRDTVVAVFEGANVPNDRNRPAHEMIRLLMESVLAGHAPIRKE; this comes from the coding sequence ATGCCGCGGAACCGCCAGCAGATCCCCCGTGAAGAGCGGGCAGGTGATCTGCTCGCCGCGGCGACGGAGCTCTTTCTCTCCAAGGGCTATGCCAAGACCACGATGGCGGACATCAGCGCTGCCGCCGGTGTGGCCCGGGGCAATGTGTACTGGTACTTCGACTCGAAGGACGACATCTTCGCCGCGGTGATGGACCGGATGCTCAGCCGTGAGATCCGTACGCTCAGCGCGGAGCAGGCGGGCGCCGACCCGTTGAGCCGGCTGGTGCGGGGGCTGTCCGACATGCGCTATTCACGGCCGCTGCATCAGGCCATGCACGACCGGCTGCCGCATTCCGAGGCGGTTCGGGCCGCCCACAACACCTTCCTGGGCTGGATCGTGGGACTGGTCGACGAGGTCATCGCCGAGCACGGCCTCGACGGCGACTCCGGCATCGATGCCGCGCTCCTGCGCGACACCGTGGTGGCCGTGTTCGAAGGCGCTAACGTGCCCAATGACCGCAACAGACCGGCCCACGAGATGATCCGCCTCCTGATGGAATCCGTCCTGGCCGGGCATGCGCCGATCAGGAAGGAGTGA
- a CDS encoding quinone oxidoreductase family protein: MSEAVVASAYGGPEVLSVIDVAVPDPGPGQVRIAVRAAGVNPFDQKVYSGAFGTDPAKLPLRLGVEAAGVVTAVGADATGPAGPVEVGDEVIVYPAPGAYATELVVPASSVVPKPTVLSWEQAGGLMAAGVTAVHVLEAIGLSKDETVLIHGAAGGVGLMAVQLAVARGATVLGTASAAKHDLLRDLGATPVAYGPGLADRVRAAAPEGVDAAADLVGTDEAVDVSVELVADRSRIATIAGFARGAQAGIKLLGGSPGADPGRAIRTAARLRLTEAAEAGRLRVLIAGSHPLREAAAAHRQIMTGRTSGKIVLVP; this comes from the coding sequence ATGAGCGAAGCAGTAGTAGCGAGCGCGTACGGCGGTCCCGAGGTGCTGTCGGTGATCGATGTCGCCGTCCCTGATCCCGGGCCGGGCCAGGTGCGCATCGCGGTCCGTGCCGCGGGCGTCAACCCCTTTGACCAGAAGGTGTACAGCGGCGCCTTCGGGACCGATCCCGCGAAGTTGCCCCTACGGCTCGGAGTCGAGGCGGCGGGCGTGGTGACCGCGGTGGGCGCCGACGCGACCGGCCCCGCCGGTCCGGTCGAGGTCGGCGACGAGGTGATCGTCTATCCCGCGCCCGGCGCGTACGCCACCGAACTCGTCGTCCCGGCCTCCTCGGTGGTACCGAAGCCCACGGTTCTCTCCTGGGAGCAGGCCGGCGGCCTGATGGCCGCCGGCGTCACCGCCGTGCACGTTCTCGAGGCGATCGGTCTGAGCAAGGACGAAACGGTGCTGATCCACGGCGCCGCAGGAGGGGTCGGCCTGATGGCCGTGCAACTGGCGGTGGCACGCGGCGCCACGGTCCTCGGAACGGCCAGCGCGGCCAAGCACGATCTGCTGCGAGACCTGGGAGCGACCCCGGTCGCCTACGGGCCCGGCCTGGCCGACCGGGTACGCGCGGCAGCACCGGAGGGCGTCGACGCGGCGGCCGACCTGGTGGGCACCGACGAGGCGGTGGACGTCTCCGTGGAACTCGTGGCGGACCGTTCCCGCATCGCCACCATCGCGGGGTTCGCGCGTGGGGCCCAGGCCGGCATCAAGCTCCTCGGCGGCTCGCCCGGCGCAGACCCGGGCAGGGCCATCCGTACCGCCGCCCGCCTGCGGCTCACCGAGGCCGCGGAGGCAGGGCGCCTGCGCGTCCTGATCGCAGGCAGCCACCCACTCAGGGAAGCCGCTGCCGCCCATCGCCAGATCATGACCGGTCGCACCAGCGGAAAGATCGTCCTGGTGCCGTAG
- a CDS encoding alpha/beta hydrolase — MVRSVSFRNKEVEIAGHLHLPDDFRDDEKYPALVGIHPAGGVKEQTIGAYARRLSAQGFVTVVYDSSYQGESGGEPRLLEDPTIRVEDARCAADFLTTLPFVDSERMGVFGICAGGGYAISAAQTERRFKAVATVSAAPMGEGSRAFLGHMSPVAEQIGTLEMVAGQRTAEARGEAPLYAPFVPETLKEINENTPDLLREGYDYYRTPRGQHPNSKGRFLLTSMDKMFAFSAFDQIPELLTQPMLLIAGSKADTKVFSDQAYELSQGPKELFVVEGATHIAMYDVPEYVDQAITKMVTFFAVL; from the coding sequence ATGGTCAGAAGTGTTTCCTTCAGGAACAAAGAAGTAGAAATTGCGGGACACCTGCACCTGCCGGACGACTTCAGGGACGACGAGAAATATCCGGCTCTCGTCGGAATCCACCCGGCTGGCGGCGTAAAGGAACAGACCATCGGAGCCTATGCCAGGAGGCTATCTGCACAGGGATTCGTCACGGTGGTGTACGACTCCTCCTACCAGGGAGAGAGCGGCGGCGAACCTCGCCTCTTGGAAGACCCGACGATCAGGGTGGAGGATGCCCGCTGCGCAGCCGATTTTCTGACCACTCTTCCGTTCGTCGATTCCGAACGGATGGGAGTTTTCGGCATTTGCGCCGGGGGCGGTTACGCAATCAGCGCGGCACAGACCGAACGTCGTTTCAAGGCGGTGGCCACCGTCAGCGCGGCCCCCATGGGCGAGGGCTCCCGAGCCTTTCTGGGGCACATGTCCCCGGTGGCCGAGCAGATCGGGACGCTGGAAATGGTTGCCGGGCAGCGCACGGCGGAAGCGAGAGGAGAGGCACCTCTCTACGCCCCGTTTGTTCCGGAAACGCTGAAGGAGATCAACGAAAACACACCGGACCTCCTGCGCGAAGGATACGACTACTACAGGACTCCCCGAGGCCAACACCCTAATTCGAAGGGCCGCTTCCTGCTGACCAGCATGGACAAGATGTTCGCCTTCTCGGCGTTCGACCAGATCCCGGAACTGCTGACCCAACCGATGCTCCTGATCGCAGGGAGCAAGGCGGATACAAAGGTGTTCAGCGACCAGGCCTACGAGCTTTCCCAAGGGCCGAAGGAGTTGTTCGTCGTCGAAGGCGCGACGCATATCGCCATGTACGACGTGCCCGAGTACGTAGATCAAGCGATCACCAAGATGGTGACGTTCTTCGCTGTCCTGTAG
- a CDS encoding flavodoxin family protein, translating to MSHSAPPSVAVAFHSGYGHTAVVAEAVARGAAGAGAEVVSISVDTITDEQWAQLDAADAIIFGSPTYMGTASAAFHAFAQASTKRWYSQTWVDKLAAGFTNSGAKSGDKSSTLGYFATMAAQHGMHWISLGLQPGWDSTTGSEDDINRLGFFLGAGAQSPTDAGPEAVHTSDIATAEHLGARVARQAAVFRAGRAALAA from the coding sequence ATGTCCCATTCCGCCCCGCCGTCAGTCGCCGTTGCCTTTCATTCGGGCTACGGCCACACAGCCGTCGTCGCCGAAGCCGTGGCGCGGGGGGCTGCGGGAGCCGGCGCCGAGGTGGTCTCGATCTCCGTCGACACCATCACCGACGAGCAGTGGGCACAGCTGGACGCCGCCGACGCGATCATCTTCGGTTCCCCCACGTACATGGGTACCGCCTCCGCGGCCTTCCACGCGTTCGCCCAGGCCAGCACCAAGCGCTGGTACTCCCAGACCTGGGTGGACAAGCTCGCCGCGGGCTTCACCAACTCCGGTGCCAAGAGCGGCGACAAGTCATCCACCCTGGGCTACTTCGCCACCATGGCCGCCCAGCACGGCATGCACTGGATCAGCCTGGGTCTGCAGCCGGGCTGGGATTCCACCACGGGCAGCGAGGACGACATCAACCGGCTCGGCTTCTTCCTGGGCGCCGGCGCCCAGAGCCCCACGGATGCCGGTCCGGAAGCGGTCCACACGTCGGACATCGCCACCGCCGAACACCTGGGTGCGCGCGTCGCGCGCCAGGCCGCGGTCTTCCGCGCCGGGCGCGCCGCCCTCGCCGCCTGA
- a CDS encoding nuclear transport factor 2 family protein: protein MSDSASLALIRRLYESGMSPEVTSEVMAPDLVWDITPGFPNSGVYHGWASAAQDFFGRTMPNYESFGAVPEEFYADDEGHVFVFGHYHAETKTGNKADVRFIHLWTVRDGKAVSMRQAADSHVLQEALKG, encoded by the coding sequence ATGTCCGACTCCGCGAGCCTCGCCCTCATCCGCCGACTGTACGAGTCCGGAATGTCCCCGGAGGTCACCAGCGAGGTCATGGCCCCCGACCTCGTCTGGGACATCACCCCCGGCTTCCCGAACAGCGGCGTGTACCACGGTTGGGCCAGTGCGGCACAGGACTTCTTCGGCAGGACGATGCCGAACTACGAGTCCTTCGGCGCGGTGCCCGAGGAGTTCTACGCGGACGACGAGGGCCACGTCTTCGTGTTCGGGCACTACCACGCCGAGACCAAGACCGGGAACAAGGCCGACGTCCGGTTCATCCACCTGTGGACCGTCCGCGACGGCAAGGCCGTGAGCATGCGGCAGGCCGCCGACAGCCACGTCCTCCAGGAAGCCCTCAAGGGCTGA
- a CDS encoding type 1 glutamine amidotransferase domain-containing protein: protein MAKILFVITASDHWTLADGTRQPAGFWAEEAIGPYQVFKEAGFEIAAATPGGVPPTADALSLTAEFNGGEEGAERMRTALREATELAHPMRIEDVAIDDYAAVFYPGGWGPMEDLPDNAASGRLLTEWLASGKLVSLVCHGPAALLATIGPDGTSPFTGYRLTGLSNAEEKLNGLADRAKWLLQDRLVSDLGADYREAEPFTQHVEVDRTLFTGQNPGSAVPLAQELVKALS, encoded by the coding sequence ATGGCGAAGATCCTCTTCGTGATCACCGCGTCCGACCACTGGACCCTGGCCGACGGCACCCGACAGCCGGCCGGCTTCTGGGCCGAGGAAGCAATCGGCCCGTACCAGGTCTTCAAGGAGGCAGGATTCGAGATCGCGGCCGCGACACCCGGCGGTGTACCGCCCACGGCGGACGCGCTCAGCCTCACCGCGGAGTTCAACGGAGGCGAGGAAGGCGCCGAGCGCATGCGGACCGCACTGCGCGAGGCCACCGAGCTGGCCCACCCGATGCGCATCGAGGACGTGGCCATCGACGACTACGCGGCCGTGTTCTACCCCGGCGGCTGGGGCCCGATGGAGGACCTGCCGGACAACGCCGCCTCCGGCAGGCTGCTCACCGAGTGGCTCGCTTCCGGCAAGCTGGTGTCCCTGGTGTGCCACGGCCCGGCCGCACTGCTGGCCACCATCGGCCCCGACGGGACGTCCCCGTTCACCGGCTACCGCCTGACCGGCCTCTCCAACGCCGAGGAGAAGCTGAACGGCCTCGCGGACCGCGCGAAGTGGCTGCTCCAGGACCGCCTCGTCAGCGACCTCGGGGCCGACTACCGCGAGGCCGAGCCGTTCACCCAGCACGTCGAGGTCGACCGCACCCTGTTCACCGGCCAGAACCCGGGCTCGGCGGTTCCGCTGGCCCAGGAGTTGGTCAAGGCACTGAGCTGA